One genomic window of Camelina sativa cultivar DH55 chromosome 5, Cs, whole genome shotgun sequence includes the following:
- the LOC104787566 gene encoding receptor-like serine/threonine-protein kinase At1g78530 isoform X2 yields MGFCVNQRDPETNPQENDQESKTRLKRMVLDLGFGCFLLPRTSSREDNKAWLLEETEPIPKLIDSEPHSLQSSFRFSLFSLVELEKTKKEHPSSSYRDLPVSEGSDTVLFVNLENETGESKDDMNWSRDVSLEKSISPVTNTLVRFSYSELLAATRSFSKRFCIDPDQGLFLVYKYVSGGSLERFLHDKKKKKGRKSPLCLPWSTRYKVALGIAEAIAYLHNGTEQCVVHRDIKPSNILLSSNKIPKLCDFGLATWTAAPSVPFLCKTVKGTFGYLAPEYFQHGKISDKTDVYAFGVVLLELITGRKPIEARRPSGEENLVVWAKPLLHRGIEAIEELLDPRLKCTRKNTASMERMIRAAAACVINEESRRPGMEEILSILKGSEGIELRTFSSRKKSNLPGIMDCYPQFQRTKSEMKSHLALAMLGVPEFEEDDLL; encoded by the exons aTGGGTTTTTGTGTTAATCAACGAGACCCGGAGACAAATCCTCAAGAAAACGATCAAGAAAGCAAAACTCGTTTGAAAAGAATGGTTCttgatttgggttttggttgtTTCCTTCTTCCTCGAACCAGCTCCCGTGAGGACAACAAAGCTTGGCTCTTGGAAGAAACAGAGCCGATTCCGAAGCTTATAGACTCAGAGCCACATTCGTTGCAGTCTTCATTTAGGTTTAGTCTTTTCTCGCTAGTGGAGTTGGAGAAGACGAAAAAAGAGCACCCTTCGTCGTCTTATCGGGATTTGCCGGTTTCTGAAGGATCAGATACGGTTCTGTTTGTGAATCTGGAGAATGAGACAGGAGAATCAAAGGATGATATGAATTGGTCTAGAGATGTTTCGTTGGAGAAGAGTATTTCTCCCGTGACCAATACTTTGGTCAGATTCAGCTACAGTGAACTCCTCGCCGCCACGCGCAGTTTCTCAAAAc GGTTCTGTATCGATCCTGATCAAGGGCTTTTCTTGGTGTACAAGTATGTCTCTGGTGGCAGCCTCGAACGCTTTTTGCATG ataaaaagaagaagaaaggaaggaaGAGCCCTTTGTGTCTGCCTTGGTCAACAAGGTACAAGGTTGCCTTAGGTATTGCAGAGGCCATAGCATATTTACATAATGGTACGGAGCAATGTGTTGTGCATAGAGACATCAAACCCTCAAATATTCTTCTTTCCTCAAACAAAATTCCAAAG TTGTGTGATTTTGGCCTGGCGACTTGGACCGCTGCACCTTCGGTTCCTTTCCTCTGTAAGACTGTGAAAGGGACTTTTGG CTATCTAGCTCCTGAGTATTTCCAACACGGCAAAATATCTGATAAGACCGATGTTTACGCATTTGGAGTCGTGTTGCTTGAGCTAATAACTGGTCGAAAACCAATTGAAGCAAGAAGACCATCTGGTGAAGAAAATTTGGTAGTTTGG gCAAAACCGTTATTGCATAGAGGGATTGAAGCTATAGAGGAGTTGCTTGATCCAAGGCTAAAATGTACAAGAAAAAACACAGCTTCGATGGAGCGTATGATCCGAGCTGCAGCCGCGTGTGTGATCAATGAGGAATCGCGAAGACCGGGTATGGAGGAGATACTTTCAATCTTAAAAGGCAGTGAAGGGATAGAGCTAAGGACGTTTTCAAGCCGGAAGAAATCAAACCTTCCGGGTATAATGGACTGTTATCCGCAGTTTCAACGGACAAAATCCGAGATGAAGAGTCATCTTGCTCTTGCCATGCTGGGAGTACCGgaatttgaagaagatgatcttttgtaa
- the LOC104787566 gene encoding serine/threonine-protein kinase CDL1-like isoform X1, with protein MGFCVNQRDPETNPQENDQESKTRLKRMVLDLGFGCFLLPRTSSREDNKAWLLEETEPIPKLIDSEPHSLQSSFRFSLFSLVELEKTKKEHPSSSYRDLPVSEGSDTVLFVNLENETGESKDDMNWSRDVSLEKSISPVTNTLVRFSYSELLAATRSFSKRRVLGIGACSYVFKGRIGIWRKAVAIKRLDKKDKESPKSFCRELMIASSLHCPNVVPLLGFCIDPDQGLFLVYKYVSGGSLERFLHDKKKKKGRKSPLCLPWSTRYKVALGIAEAIAYLHNGTEQCVVHRDIKPSNILLSSNKIPKLCDFGLATWTAAPSVPFLCKTVKGTFGYLAPEYFQHGKISDKTDVYAFGVVLLELITGRKPIEARRPSGEENLVVWAKPLLHRGIEAIEELLDPRLKCTRKNTASMERMIRAAAACVINEESRRPGMEEILSILKGSEGIELRTFSSRKKSNLPGIMDCYPQFQRTKSEMKSHLALAMLGVPEFEEDDLL; from the exons aTGGGTTTTTGTGTTAATCAACGAGACCCGGAGACAAATCCTCAAGAAAACGATCAAGAAAGCAAAACTCGTTTGAAAAGAATGGTTCttgatttgggttttggttgtTTCCTTCTTCCTCGAACCAGCTCCCGTGAGGACAACAAAGCTTGGCTCTTGGAAGAAACAGAGCCGATTCCGAAGCTTATAGACTCAGAGCCACATTCGTTGCAGTCTTCATTTAGGTTTAGTCTTTTCTCGCTAGTGGAGTTGGAGAAGACGAAAAAAGAGCACCCTTCGTCGTCTTATCGGGATTTGCCGGTTTCTGAAGGATCAGATACGGTTCTGTTTGTGAATCTGGAGAATGAGACAGGAGAATCAAAGGATGATATGAATTGGTCTAGAGATGTTTCGTTGGAGAAGAGTATTTCTCCCGTGACCAATACTTTGGTCAGATTCAGCTACAGTGAACTCCTCGCCGCCACGCGCAGTTTCTCAAAAc GGAGGGTGTTGGGAATAGGAGCTTGTAGCTATGTGTTTAAGGGAAGAATCGGGATTTGGCGTAAAGCCGTGGCCATTAAAAGACTTGataagaaagataaagaatctcCAAAGTCGTTTTGCAGAGAACTGATGATTGCAAGCTCTCTTCATTGCCCTAACGTTGTGCCTTTGCTAGGGTTCTGTATCGATCCTGATCAAGGGCTTTTCTTGGTGTACAAGTATGTCTCTGGTGGCAGCCTCGAACGCTTTTTGCATG ataaaaagaagaagaaaggaaggaaGAGCCCTTTGTGTCTGCCTTGGTCAACAAGGTACAAGGTTGCCTTAGGTATTGCAGAGGCCATAGCATATTTACATAATGGTACGGAGCAATGTGTTGTGCATAGAGACATCAAACCCTCAAATATTCTTCTTTCCTCAAACAAAATTCCAAAG TTGTGTGATTTTGGCCTGGCGACTTGGACCGCTGCACCTTCGGTTCCTTTCCTCTGTAAGACTGTGAAAGGGACTTTTGG CTATCTAGCTCCTGAGTATTTCCAACACGGCAAAATATCTGATAAGACCGATGTTTACGCATTTGGAGTCGTGTTGCTTGAGCTAATAACTGGTCGAAAACCAATTGAAGCAAGAAGACCATCTGGTGAAGAAAATTTGGTAGTTTGG gCAAAACCGTTATTGCATAGAGGGATTGAAGCTATAGAGGAGTTGCTTGATCCAAGGCTAAAATGTACAAGAAAAAACACAGCTTCGATGGAGCGTATGATCCGAGCTGCAGCCGCGTGTGTGATCAATGAGGAATCGCGAAGACCGGGTATGGAGGAGATACTTTCAATCTTAAAAGGCAGTGAAGGGATAGAGCTAAGGACGTTTTCAAGCCGGAAGAAATCAAACCTTCCGGGTATAATGGACTGTTATCCGCAGTTTCAACGGACAAAATCCGAGATGAAGAGTCATCTTGCTCTTGCCATGCTGGGAGTACCGgaatttgaagaagatgatcttttgtaa